One region of Exiguobacterium acetylicum genomic DNA includes:
- a CDS encoding ABC transporter permease, whose translation MNGRVEPPARPSFSVVWTKPFVLTLCLVLALATASLFTGVYELRSAANDFDMFWITRVPRTLALMLTGAAMAMAGLVMQLITQNRLVEPTTTGTIEWAGLGLLAVYLLVPAPSLMMRMSGAIVFAFIGTMVFFWFLRSVRLRSSLIVPIIGLMLGAVISAISTFLGLFFRASQAIEGWFVGSFASVQIGRYEYLWIIIGVTVCIFFLASRLTLVGLGEDIATSLGVNYNRLMLIATGLIALSVGVVATVIGNLPFLGLIVPNIVSMFRGDDLRSNLPWVCLIGMATILISDLISRTIIRPFELPVSLILGTVGAAVFIIILLRRRKTGGVR comes from the coding sequence ATGAATGGAAGAGTTGAGCCACCCGCTCGACCTTCCTTTTCTGTCGTTTGGACGAAGCCGTTCGTCTTGACCTTATGTCTCGTCTTAGCGCTCGCAACCGCGTCCCTCTTCACAGGCGTCTACGAACTGCGGAGTGCCGCGAACGATTTCGATATGTTCTGGATCACACGTGTTCCACGGACACTCGCCTTGATGCTGACCGGTGCTGCGATGGCGATGGCTGGACTCGTCATGCAACTGATCACGCAAAACCGCCTCGTTGAACCGACGACGACAGGAACGATCGAATGGGCTGGACTCGGATTGTTAGCCGTTTACTTACTCGTTCCGGCACCGTCATTGATGATGCGGATGAGCGGAGCCATCGTGTTTGCGTTCATCGGGACGATGGTCTTCTTCTGGTTTCTCCGTTCAGTCCGATTGCGGTCATCGTTGATCGTTCCGATCATCGGTCTGATGCTCGGAGCCGTCATCTCCGCGATTTCGACGTTCCTCGGGTTGTTCTTCCGTGCCAGCCAAGCGATCGAAGGCTGGTTCGTCGGCTCGTTCGCGTCCGTCCAAATCGGTCGCTACGAATATCTCTGGATCATCATCGGTGTCACGGTCTGTATCTTCTTTCTCGCGAGTCGCTTGACGCTCGTCGGACTCGGCGAAGACATTGCGACGAGTCTTGGCGTCAACTACAATCGGCTGATGCTGATCGCGACCGGGCTGATTGCCCTATCCGTCGGTGTCGTCGCGACCGTCATCGGCAATCTGCCCTTCCTCGGCTTGATCGTTCCGAACATCGTCTCGATGTTTCGCGGTGACGATCTCCGTAGTAATCTGCCGTGGGTCTGTCTGATTGGGATGGCGACGATTTTAATCAGTGATTTGATTTCACGCACGATCATCCGTCCGTTTGAGCTACCGGTCTCCTTGATTCTCGGAACGGTCGGGGCAGCCGTCTTCATCATCATTCTGTTACGTCGACGGAAGACTGGAGGTGTCAGATGA
- a CDS encoding siderophore ABC transporter substrate-binding protein, whose product MGKWKTPLVVSSLAVLLAACGNAGEADTKKDAEAPKTVKIKDAHGTVNVPIDPKKVVALDNRTFETLAAWDVELAAAPVGLLPAESPYAKDKDIVDVGMHFEPNLEAIAGVNPDVVIVGQRFADHYEDIKKLVPNAAVIDLDITLPEDSGTPGELLVKGLEDTTETLGQIFDKKQEADQLVTTLEQSIKDVKKSYNGQDSIMSVIVSGGDIGFSAPMSGRVFGPMYDLFDWKPALEVKQKSGNDQGDEVSVEAIAQSNPDWLLVLDRDAPLGNAEGAVPAQDVIDRAPALQKTKAIKDDNIVYAPKDTYLNESIQTYSEFFTDIAKALEK is encoded by the coding sequence GCGGGAACGCAGGAGAAGCAGACACGAAGAAGGACGCGGAAGCACCGAAGACGGTCAAAATCAAGGACGCACACGGAACGGTCAACGTCCCGATTGATCCGAAGAAGGTCGTCGCACTCGACAACCGGACATTCGAGACGCTTGCCGCATGGGACGTCGAACTTGCAGCAGCACCAGTCGGACTGCTCCCGGCTGAGTCACCGTATGCGAAAGACAAGGATATAGTCGATGTCGGCATGCACTTCGAACCGAATCTCGAAGCGATCGCTGGTGTTAATCCGGACGTCGTCATCGTCGGACAACGTTTCGCTGATCATTATGAAGACATCAAAAAACTCGTTCCGAACGCCGCTGTCATCGACCTTGACATCACTTTACCGGAAGACTCCGGTACACCAGGTGAGTTACTCGTCAAAGGACTTGAAGATACGACTGAAACACTCGGACAGATCTTTGATAAAAAACAAGAAGCGGATCAGCTCGTGACGACGCTCGAGCAATCGATCAAAGACGTTAAAAAATCATATAACGGACAGGACAGCATCATGTCGGTCATCGTCTCAGGTGGCGATATCGGTTTCTCGGCTCCGATGAGTGGACGTGTCTTCGGACCGATGTATGATTTGTTCGACTGGAAACCAGCCCTCGAAGTCAAACAAAAATCAGGTAACGACCAAGGGGACGAAGTTTCGGTCGAAGCGATCGCTCAAAGTAACCCGGACTGGTTACTCGTCCTTGATCGTGACGCACCACTTGGAAACGCAGAAGGTGCCGTACCGGCGCAAGACGTCATCGACCGTGCGCCTGCCCTGCAGAAAACAAAAGCAATCAAAGACGACAACATCGTCTACGCACCGAAAGATACGTACTTGAATGAATCGATTCAGACGTACTCGGAATTCTTCACTGACATCGCGAAAGCGCTCGAGAAGTAA